One window of the Colletotrichum destructivum chromosome 4, complete sequence genome contains the following:
- a CDS encoding Putative AMP-dependent synthetase/ligase domain, acetate-CoA ligase, AMP-binding, ANL, with the protein MTEAAEPQRAPVVAEAHLVDTFHPPQKMLDKHPSKPHLSSLEDYQKLYKQSITDPKAFWGTQARELLSWFSDFQTVYSGSLEGGDSSWFIEGQLNASYNCVDRHAFKDPNRVAIIYEADEPGDGRNVTYGELLREVSRTAWVLKQMGVRKGDTVAIYLPMIPEAIIALLACVRIGAVHSVVFAGFSADSLRDRVIDGNSKVVITTDEGKRGGKLIGTKKIVDDALKQCPDVSHVLVYKRTGADVPMTKGRDWWWHEEVEKWPAYFAPERVNSEDPLFLLYTSGSTGKPKGVMHTTGGYLVGAAATGKYVFDIHDGDRYFCGGDVGWITGHTYVVYAPLLLGVTTVVFEGTPAYPNFSRYWDIIANHKVTQFYVAPTALRLLKRAGDQHVKGDMKHLRVLGSVGEPIAAEVWKWYFEVVGKEEAHIVDTYWQTETGSNVITPLAGVTPTKPGSASLPFFGIEPAIIDPVSGEEIHGNDVEGVLAFKQAWPSMARTVWGAHKRYMDTYLNVYKGYYFTGDGAGRDHEGFYWIRGRVDDVVNVSGHRLSTAEIEAALIEHHSIAEAAVVGVADELTGQAVNAFVALKDGNEASDALRKEFIMQVRKSIGPFAAPKAVHIVPDLPKTRSGKIMRRILRKILAGEEDQLGDVTTLSDPSIVEKIITIVHEEKKK; encoded by the exons ATGACCGAAGCTGCAGAGCCACAAAGGGCCCCTgtggtcgccgaggcccacCTTGTTGATACCTTCC ACCCCCCCCAGAAGATGCTTGACA AGCACCCCAGCAAGCCCCACTTGAGCA gtctCGAGGACTACCAGAAGCTGTACAAGCAATCCATCACCGACCCCAAGGCCTTCTGGGGCACCCAGGCACGCGAGCTTCTGTCGTGGTTCAGCGACTTCCAGACCGTTTACTCGGGTTCCctggagggcggcgacagTTCCTGGTTTATCGAGGGCCAGCTCAACGCCAGTTACAACTGCGTCGACCGTCATGCCTTCAAGGACCCCAAccgcgtcgccatcatctacgaggccgacgagcccGGCGATGGCCGCAACGTCACCTACGGCGAGCTCCTGCGAGAAGTCTCGCGGACCGCCTGGGTTCTGAAGCAGATGGGTGTGCGCAAGGGCGATACCGTTGCCATTTACCTGCCCATGATTcccgaggccatcatcgccctGCTTGCCTGTGTCCGTATCGGCGCTGTCCACTCCGTCGTCTTTGCCGGCTTCTCCGCCGATTCCCTCCGCGACCGTGTCATCGACGGCAACTCTAAGGTCGTCATCACCACCGACGAGGGCAAGCGTGGCGGCAAGTTGATTGGCACCAAGAAGATCGTCGACGATGCTCTGAAGCAGTGCCCCGACGTCTCCCACGTCCTGGTCTACAAGcgcaccggcgccgatgtGCCCATGACCAAGGGCCGTGATTGGTGGTGGcacgaggaggtcgagaagtGGCCCGCCTACTTCGCCCCCGAGCGTGTCAACTCCGAGGACCCCTTGTTCCTCCTCTACACCTCCGGCTCTACCGGTAAGCCCAAGGGTGTCATGCACACCACCGGAGGCTACCtggtcggcgccgccgccaccggcaaGTACGTTTTCGACatccacgacggcgaccgcTACTTTTGTGGTGGTGACGTTGGCTGGATTACCGGTCACACCTACGTTGTCTACGCCCCTCTGCTGCTCGGTGTGAcgaccgtcgtcttcgagggcaCACCTGCCTACCCCAACTTCTCAAGATACTGGGACATTATCGCGAACCACAAGGTCACCCAGTTCTACGTCGCCCCTACCGCTCTTCGCCTGTTGAAGCGTGCTGGTGACCAGCATGTCAAGGGTGACATGAAGCACCTCAGAGTGCTCGGCTCCGTCGGTGAGCCTATCGCCGCTGAGGTCTGGAAGTGGTACTTTGAGGTCGTtggcaaggaggaggcccaCATTGTAGAC ACATACTGGCAGACCGAGACCGGCTCTAACGTCATCACCCCTCTGGCTGGTGTTACCCCCACCAAACCCGGTAGTGcttcgttgcccttcttcGGCATTGAGCCCGCTATTATCGACCCCGTATCTGGCGAAGAGATTCacggcaacgacgtcgaAGGTGTCTTGGCTTTCAAGCAGGCCTGGCCCAGCATGGCCCGCACCGTCTGGGGTGCCCACAAGCGTTACATGGACACATACTTGAATGTGTACAAGGGCTACTAC TTCACCGGTGACGGTGCCGGTCGTGACCACGAGGGCTTCTACTGGATCCGTggccgcgtcgacgacgtcgtcaacGTCTCCGGCCACCGTCTCTCTacggccgagatcgaggccgcgCTCATCGAGCATCactccatcgccgaggccgccgtcgttggtgtcgccgacgagcttaccggccaggccgtcaacgccttcgtcgctctcaaggacggcaacgAGGCCTCAGATGCGCTCCGCAAGGAGTTCATCATGCAGGTGCGCAAGAGCATCGGTCCTTTTGCGGCGCCCAAGGCCGTCCACATTGTGCCTGATCTGCCCAAGACCCGCTCCGGCAAGATCATGCGTAGAATCCTGCGTAAGATCCTGGcaggcgaggaggaccagCTTGGTGACGTGACAACC CTTTCGGATCCTTCCATTGTCGAAAAAATCATCACCATCGTCcacgaggagaagaagaaataA
- a CDS encoding Putative peptidase M12B, ADAM/reprolysin, Disintegrin domain, Disintegrin domain superfamily: MVSFRTIAATLAGLASFSQQALAHSTQRNPLKYVTILEDAVFHSPSQHCHALSHFDLTFSLHDKQQNIRLALEPNHDILHSTLEVNYMGGDGKIHTTETVDRSEHRVFRGKAFVRPEGRPDDWRHAGWARITVHRDGADPIFEGAFRLDDDHHRIQTGANYHARKHREDPDAPSRQNPDEYMVVWRDSDIIEYWTDKEDLKKKREIFGRSSCNSDSLDFNNDYKIVDARDPEPLQSVSSNSLFGRSIFGRQSIDGSTGNNGAGINLVSTIGQTAGCPSTRKIALLGVATDCTYTAAFNSTQAVRQNIIDVINAASEVYESTFNISLGIQNLTISDANCPGQASSTAPWNVACSNSVTITDRLNLFSAWRGNSNDNNAFWTLMSTCGTDSAVGLAWLGQACTDGAQTSGSGNNNETVASANVVIQTPSEWQVVAHEVGHTFGAVHDCMDTTCSNGDSGMNKCCPLSSGTCDAGGAYIMNPSTGTGIRAFSPCSIGNICSGLQRSQVKSTCLANNRDVNTITGSQCGNGIVEAGEDCDCGGTTGCGSNRCCNPTTCKFTTGSRCDPANEDCCNGQCQFASNGTVCRQSTGSCDPEEVCSGSSSTCPSDEHKDDGDSCGNSGEGLTCASGQCTSRDQQCKTAWGSRTNASAVSSCNSGSSDCMISCNVPSISNGACVTMNQNFLDGTSCTGGGKCSNGLCQGSNPGSEIWDWIQNNKGIFIPVVIVVGLLILIVLFSCICGACRRSRSRTGAKRLQAVPVPQMSNGNGGWNSYGGAWSNPNIPPPPPAATRPGGPPPYQGSYHGSYQGGHQNDGWGMNRTQSARYA; encoded by the exons ATGGTTTCCTTTAGGACCATAGCTGCTACCTTGGCTGGCCTGGCTTCATTTTCACAGCAAGCACTAG CGCACTCGACACAACGAAACCCGTTGAAGTACGTGACCATACTCGAAGATGCCGTCTTCCACTCCCCGTCACAACACTGCCACGCCCTGTCGCACTTCGACCTCACTTTCTCCCTGCACGATAAGCAGCAGAACATTCGCCTGGCGCTGGAGCCGAACCACGACATCCTCCACAGCACCCTGGAGGTGAACTACATGGGCGGCGATGGAAAGATCCACACGACCGAGACCGTTGACAGATCCGAACACCGCGTCTTCAGAGGAAAGGCGTTTGTGCGGCCCGAGGGCCGACCTGACGATTGGAGGCATGCTGGATGGGCTCGAATCACTGTACaccgcgacggcgccgaccccATCTTCGAGGGTGCTTTCCGGCTCGATGACGACCACCACCGTATCCAGACCGGCGCCAACTACCATGCGCGCAAGCATCGTGAGGACCCGGACGCCCCGAGCAGGCAGAACCCCGACGAATACATGGTCGTGTGGAGGGACTCGGACATCATCGAATACTGGACCGATAAGGAGGATCTGAAAAAGAAGCGCGAAATCTTCGGCCGTTCTTCCTGCAACTCGGACAGCTTGGACTTTAACAACGACTACAAGATCGTGGACGCACGGGATCCCGAACCCTTGCAGTCCGTGTCTTCAAACTCTCTTTTCGGACGCTCTATTTTCGGCAGACAGTCGATTGACGGCAGCACCGGTaacaacggcgccggcatcaacCTCGTCTCCACCATCGGCCAAACCGCCGGCTGTCCGTCGACGCGCAAGATTGCGCTGCTGGGTGTCGCCACCGACTGCACCTACACCGCCGCCTTTAACTCGACTCAGGCTGTCAGGCAGAACATCATCGACGTGATCAACGCTGCCTCTGAGGTGTATGAGAGCACCTTCAACATCTCGCTCGGAATCCAGAACCTGACCATCAGCGACGCCAACTGCCCCGGACAGGCCAGTTCGACCGCGCCCTGGAACGTCGCCTGCAGCAACAGCGTTACGATTACGGATCGACTGAACCTGTTCTCGGCATGGCGTGGCAACtccaacgacaacaacgccTTCTGGACCCTGATGAGCACCTGCGGTACTGACTctgccgtcggcctcgcgTGGTTGGGACAGGCCTGCACTGACGGGGCCCAGACCTCGGGTAgcggcaacaacaacgaGACCGTTGCTTCGGCAAACGTCGTTATCCAGACGCCGAGCGAGTGGCAGGTTGTCGCTCACGAGGTCGGCCACACCTTTGGCGCCGTGCATGACTGCATGGACACAACCTGCAGCAACGGCGATTCCGGTATGAATAAATGCTGCCCTCTGAGCTCTGGCACCTGCGACGCCGGTGGCGCCTACATCATGAACCCttccaccggcaccggcatccGCGCTTTCTCGCCGTGCAGTATCGGCAACATCTGCTCGGGCCTTCAGCGCAGCCAGGTCAAGTCGACCTGCTTGGCCAACAACCGTGATGTCAACACCATCACTGGCAGTCAATGTGGTAACGGCATCGTTGAGGCCGGTGAGGATTGCGACTGCGGCGGCACAACCGGCTGCGGCAGCAACAGATGCTGTAACCCCACAACGTGCAAGTTCACCACGGGCTCCCGATGTGATCCAGCCAACGAGGACTGCTGCAACGGACAATGTCAGTTTGCCTCCAACGGCACGGTCTGCCGCCAGAGCACCGGTTCTTGCGATCCCGAAGAGGTCTGCAGCGGTTCGTCATCCACCTGCCCCAGTGACGAGCACAAGGACGACGGAGACTCGTGTGGCAACTCGGGTGAAGGCCTTACGTGCGCCTCTGGCCAGTGCACCTCTCGCGATCAGCAGTGCAAGACTGCCTGGGGATCCCGCACCAACGCGAGCGCGGTGTCATCTTGCAACAGCGGCAGCTCGGACTGCATGATCTCCTGTAACGTGCCCAGTATCAGCAACGGCGCGTGCGTGACGATGAACCAAAACTTCCTCGACGGAACATCGTGTACGGGGGGCGGCAAGTGCTCCAACGGCCTGTGTCAGGGCTCCAACCCCGGCAGCGAAATCTGGGACTGGATTCAGAACAACAAGGGCATCTTCATCCCtgttgtcatcgtcgtcggcctccttATTCTCATCGTCCTGTTCAGCTGCATCTGCGGAGCATGCCGGAGAAGTAGGAGCCGTACCGGGGCCAAGCGCCTTCAGGCCGTCCCGGTGCCGCAGATGTcgaacggcaacggcgggtGGAACAGCTACGGGGGTGCTTGGAGCAACCCGAACATCCCTCCACCTCCGCCTGCTGCAACTCGTCCCGGCGGTCCCCCGCCCTACCAGGGCAGCTACCATGGCAGTTACCAGGGCGGTCACCAGAATGACGGTTGGGGGATGAACAGGACCCAGAGCGCCAGGTATGCCTAA
- a CDS encoding Putative F-box-like/WD repeat-containing protein Ebi, which translates to MPAIESNWASGASATPHTWSRLNNPGTLPTYRQIQIRPSFHFIHSCGLPQSSIFPLISNRRLQNRFTLALDDALGRRPRKRLIVEILRNELISITPPTAALRGIGMVTKEYLDSDRVNFLVWRYLLEGNYRETAAKFQKEWHIQQPHRHFDFANHVKSHALVSIINKGLCYHALEREHAKKLVPPDAAAAAEALQVGLFGPLIAQPPQKIEEDEDADGEVDDTEMEVENTRKRQFDSRPQQHMVNGGSPSKRPRLSNGYESTNGADAATDPMELDSHGDNNHAYPSPLEGEQAPTPTPRTDGPEQGTQVDKVEELATETTFLRLMPDESSDSRHNSDTGATNNNHDGGAPSTTATAAAASAGGPGASPSPANGENAPILLRCEWNPKDPSILAAAGTDALARIWTLSRSSTMTPAPATEPDGHVVEIHRPFHSLIDDETPKTATVGQLAWNWGGTAIAIATEHGDKASVHIWAKDGSHIDKFDVSDPPVIKLRWSPSDAALLAIAPDNSNGNGNGGALVTVYHSLTSNTLSYFLPNHDLLNWPLDAAWTSETEFLLTGGDVMLSLQCTETSIVPNKKLESREDDTFTQVVYDWRSKLAATASDKGILDLWDENGQRLSITAHSGAITAVQWQPLPEDSHIPEDERLIASGGDDCAIIISNAKDPEPGKAKSILTMESPIVSIAFTPDGAFIAGATAGRILIWKVGEHTMPRASWSRAPHPGWLSPKASSEPEEEDEHCLCWDADGQRLAYGANSRLAVINFRR; encoded by the exons ATGCCCGCCATTGAATCTAACTGGGCTTCTGGCGCTAGCGCCACGCCTCACACCTGGTCTCGCCTAAACAACCCAGGTACCTTGCCTACGTACCGCCAGATTCAGATTCGCCCATCCTTCCATTTCATCCACTCTTGCGGGCTTCCTCAATCTTCAATCTTTCCTCTCATCTCGAACCGACGACTGCAAAATCGCttcaccctcgccctcgacgacgccctcggaAGACGCCCGCGCAAACGCCTGATCGTCGA AATCCTCCGCAACGAACTGATCTCAATCACGCCGCCCACAGCGGCACTTCGCGGCATCGGCATGGTCACCAAGGAGTACCTCGACTCGGACAGAGTCAACTTCCTCGTTTGGAG GTATCTCTTGGAAGGCA ACTACCGAGAAACCGCAGCTAAATTCCAAAAGGAATGGCACATTCAGCAACCTCATCGCCATTTTGATTTCGCAAATCACGTCAAGAGCCATGCACTGGTGTCAATCATCAACAAGGGCCTCTGCTATCATGCCCTTGAGAGAGAGCACGCGAAGAAACTG GTGCCTCCAGatgctgcggctgcggccgaAGCACTGCAGGTGGGGTTGTTTGGGCCATTGATTGCCCAACCGCCTCAGAAGAtcgaagaggatgaagacgccgatggcgaggtgGACGACACAGAGATGGAGGTCGAAAACACTCGGAAACGCCAGTTTGACAGCCGGCCACAGCAGCACATGGTGAATGGCGGCTCACCCAGCAAGCGGCCCAGGCTCAGCAATGGGTACGAAAGCACGAATGGGGCGGATGCAGCCACGGACCCCATGGAGCTAGACAGCCACGGCGACAACAACCACGCCTATCCGTCGCCCCTTGAGGGCGAACAAGCTCCAACGCCCACGCCGAGGACAGACGGTCCCGAGCAGGGCACGCAGGTCGACAAAGTCGAGGAGCTCGCTACTGAAACCACCTTTTTGCGACTGATGCCCGATGAGAGCAGCGACAGCCGCCACAACTCCGACACAGGTGCCACGAACAACAAtcacgacggcggcgccccgTCGACAACTgcgactgctgctgctgcaagtGCAGGCGGCCCCGGagcttcgccctcgccagccAACGGCGAAAACGCACCCATCCTATTGCGCTGCGAGTGGAACCCCAAGGACCCATCCATCTTGGCGGCTGCTGGAACCGATGCACTAGCCCGCATTTGGACCCTCTCACGTTCAAGCACAATGACGCCCGCTCCAGCGACCGAGCCCGACGGTCACGTGGTTGAAATCCACCGCCCGTTTCACAGtctcatcgacgacgagacgcccAAGACGGCAACGGTAGGCCAGCTCGCCTGGAACTGGGGAGGTACGGCTATTGCCATCGCGACCGAGCATGGCGACAAAGCATCGGTCCACATCTGGGCAAAGGACGGTTCTCATATCGACAAATTTGACGTCTCGGACCCCCCCGTCATCAAGCTCCGTTGGAGCCCGAGCGATGCAGCGCTCCTGGCCATTGCACCCGACAACAGCAACGGCAATGGaaacggcggcgccctcgtcacTGTCTATCATTCCCTCACCTCCAACACTCTATCCTATTTCCTGCCGAATCACGACTTGCTCAATTGGCCGCTGGACGCTGCATGGACGAGCGAAACCGAGTTCCTCTTGACAGGCGGCGACGTGATGCTCTCATTGCAATGCACCGAGACGTCGATCGTGCCGAACAAGAAACTCGAGAGCCGGGAGGACGACACATTTACCCAGGTGGTCTACGACTGGCGCTCAAAACTTGCCGCCACCGCGAGCGACAAGGGTATCCTGGAT CTCTGGGACGAAAATGGCCAGCGGTTGTCGATAACGGCCCATTCCGGCGCCATTACTGCCGTGCAGTGGCAGCCTCTTCCCGAGGACTCCCATATTCCGGAAGACGAGCGGTTGATCGCATCCGGAGGAGATGATTGCGCCATCATCATATCCAATGCCAAGGACCCGGAGCCAGGGAAAGCCAAGTCTATCTTGACAATGGAGTCGCCAATCGTATCCATCGCCTTCACCCCTGACGGTGCCTTCATAGCTGGAGCTACGGCCGGTCGCATTCTTATCTGGAAGGTCGGAGAGCACACGATGCCCAGGGCTAGCTGGAGTAGAGCACCACATCCGGGCTGGCTTAGTCCAAAGGCCAGTTCGGagccggaggaggaagacgagcaTTGCTTGTGCTGGGATGCAGACGGGCAAAGACTCGCATACGGAGCCAACAGCAGG TTGGCCGTCATCAACTTCCGCCGGTAA
- a CDS encoding Putative Rhomboid-like superfamily protein produces MPPRINIPPVTRGLLAALVVQSFLSAAIRYRQWSATSEIVIPYLTLIPQLSLIYPWTFLTSTLVENNIFTLAIACVTIYQGGRYLERAWSSAELAKFVAITALVPNTLTFALMIIFFSLTRNERWTLTVIGGTIPMQISFLVAFSQLVPAHTVTLFRGILSLRVPRFPLLYLGIVFVLSLTPLLTTASFSLALSGFLTSWTYLRFYKTVFPDLDSSQPTALRGDASETFAFAEFFPAPVKPFVATVAAQIFEVLVAMRICTPFSDNGSTGRGNHYIQRSAPGGARAEAERRRALALKTLDQRLHAATAGSAAAQSSSQPPAQQPTGPTVHTQPQPNTQTAMTTEPTAMLGETNYHPEQDSSEKSAS; encoded by the exons ATGCCGCCTCGAATCAATATCCCGCCGGTCACCCGGGGCCTGCTAGCCGCGCTCGTTGTGCAGTCGTTTCTGAGCGCTGCGATCCGCTATCGACAATGGAGCGCGACGTCTGAGATCGTGATACCGTATCTGACACTCATCCCTCAGCTCTCCCTTATTTACCCGTGGACCTTCTTGACCTCAACTCTTGTTGAGAACAACATATTCACGCTCGCGATTGCCTGCGTCACGATCTACCAGGGAGGTCGCTACCTGGAGAGAGCTTGGTCTTCGGCGGAACTGGCTAAATTCGTCGCCATCACGGCTCTGGTCCCGAACACCTTGACCTTTGCGCTCATgatcatcttcttctccctgaCAAGGAATGAGCGCTGGAC ACTGACTGTCATCGGCGGCACGATCCCGATGCAGATCTCCTTCCTCGTCGCATTCAGCCAGCTCGTCCCGGCGCATACCGTCACTCTGTTCCGCGGCATTCTGTCCCTTCGAGTTCCGAGATTTCCTCTGCTAtacctcggcatcgtcttcgtcctgtCTCTCACGCCGCTCCTGACGACCGCCTCATTTTCCCTTGCTCTGAGCGGCTTCCTTACGAGTTGGACCTACCTCCGCTTCTATAAGACTGTCTTCCCCGATCTCGACTCCTCTCAGCCGACTGCCCTCCGAGGAGATGCCAGCGAGACGTTTGCGTTTGCCGAGTTCTTCCCTGCGCCGGTGAAGCCGTTCGTGGCCACCGTTGCGGCCCAGATCTTTGAGGTGCTGGTCGCGATGCGGATATGCACCCCCTTCTCAGACAACGGCTCGACGGGGCGGGGCAACCACTACATCCAGAGAAGTGCCCCCGGCGGTGcgagggccgaggcggagcgCAGAAGAGCGCTGGCACTCAAGACGCTGGACCAGAGACTACACGCCGCCACAGCCGGCAGCGCGGCAGCCCAGTCCTCGTCGCAACCGCCGGCACAACAGCCTACCGGCCCAACGGTACACACGCAGCCGCAGCCCAATACGCAGACGGCCATGACCACCGAGCCGACGGCCATGCTGGGAGAGACCAACTACCACCCCGAGCAGGACTCGAGCGAGAAGTCCGCGTCGTGA
- a CDS encoding Putative tetratricopeptide-like helical domain superfamily — protein sequence MANHHPSPTMAMQGQQHGPPGPPPPPGMQQGQNYAPSRQILLMNEAVWMQIGSFAELLGNLEEAMKAYDRALQANPQSVAAMNAISLILRTREEFHKAVDYLQAILKIDNTNGEAWGSLGHCYLMMDDLQQAYAAYQSALVNLRSPREPKLWYGIGILYDRYGSLEHAEEAFSQVMQMQPDFEKANEIYFRLGIIYKQQQKYGQSLECFKYIVNSPPPPLTEEDIWFQIGHVHEQQKDYDSAKAAYQRVLERDPSHAKVLQQLGWLHHQQSSSFQSQERAIEFLEKSVAADQGDAQSWYLLGRCYMSQQKYPKAYEAYQQAVYRDGRNPTFWCSIGVLYYQINQYRDALDAYSRAIRLNPFISEVWYDLGTLYESCNNQISDALDAYQRAAELDPQNPHIKARLQLLRNGGANGGQPPSAPQPADVHPQAYQVGPPAPQWGSSAPQSQQQGGQQPPPPPGPGGPGSNGWGRLADINPPPQPPNPYEQRGEPFRGPAPPMPRQPSPRQEQQQQQQQQQQQQQQQQQQQQQQQQQHGGRPPYPESIRRMPSPPSHYSGQPQPPQQPQGAPTSAPRTINPNYSQQSSAQMPPMNAGPNGPPSQPPQFRGTNSPRPGERPMHDNRMPSPKSAYPQHPPPPPPPPYSHHPDGPTPGPMEAGAPPPPPPGAIAADPAAQRNEHDRPASVGPKRMREWEEESSHKRPANDENRARLDDVRPRRPSTPPGPRDQYRRNSSEARRFEDQRRAEDQRRAEDQRRADDMRRGEDQRHANDGYHPSEAAHHPPSHPMPSNHLPPMQSAAAPMQSLLHDGAQNGPGPAPGPAPGVKEYPAEERPPIEHTPAPRPPQSNEPERAARKMDVDEDYDDSGEDEKKGAVATANGSGPAAASGETKTPTSASINGLMGPTPKVESA from the exons ATGGCCAACCATCACCCGTCGCCGACCATGGCCATGCAGGGACAACAGCATGGCCCTcctggccctcctccgccgccggggatgcAGCAAGGCCAGAACTATGCGCCTTCGCGCCAGATCCTCCTGATGAACGAGGCCGTCTGGATGCAGATCG GTAGCttcgccgagcttctcggcaacctcgaggaggccatgaagGCCTACGACCGGGCCCTGCAGGCGAACCCGCAGTCCGTGGCGGCAATGAATGCCATCAGCTTGATCTTGCGCACCCGCGAAGAGTTCCACAAGGCCGTCGACTACCTGCAGGCGATTCTCAAGATCGACAACACCAATGGCGAGGCTTGGGGCAGCTTGG GCCACTGCTATCTCATGATGGACGACCTGCAGCAGGCCTACGCCGCCTACCAGTCTGCCTTGGTCAACTTGCGGAGCCCAAGG GAGCCCAAGCTGTGGTACGGCATAGGCATCCTTTATGACAGATACGGCTCTCTGGAGCACGCCGAAGAGGCCTTCTCGCAGgtgatgcagatgcagccCGACTTTGAAAAGGCCAACGAAATTTACTTCCGTCTCGGCATCATATACAAGCAACAGCAAAAGTACGGCCAAAGTCTCGAGTGCTTCAAGTACATTGTCAACtccccgcctcctcccctgACGGAAGAGGACATTTGGTTCCAGATCGGCCATGTCCACGAACAGCAGAAGGAC TACGACAGCGCCAAGGCTGCCTACCAAAGAGTTCTCGAACGCGACCCGAGCCACGCAAAGGTCTTGCAGCAGCTCGGCTGGCTTCACCACCAACAAAGCAGTAGCTTCCAAAGCCAGGAGCGGGCTATTGAGTTTTTGGAGAAGTCGGTGGCCGCCGACCAAGGCGACGCCCAAAGCTGGTACCTGCTTGGTCGCTGCTACATGTCCCAGCAGAAGTACCCCAAGGCCTACGAGGCGTACCAGCAGGCCGTCTATCGCGATGGGAGAAACCCGACGTTCTGGTGCTCCATTGGCGTGCTATACTACCAGATCAACCAGTACCGCGATGCTCTCGACGCTTATTCCCGTGCCATTCGGCTCAACCCCTTCATCTCCGAAGTCTGGTATGACCTGGGCACGCTG TACGAGTCTTGCAACAACCAAATCAGCGACGCGCTTGACGCTTACCAGCGAGCCGCGGAGCTTGACCCGCAGAACCCTCACATCAAAGCGCGTCTGCAGCTGCTGAggaacggcggcgccaacggaGGGCAACCCCCCAGCGCTCCTCAGCCTGCCGATGTTCACCCTCAAGCATATCAAGTTGGTCCCCCGGCACCCCAGTGGGGAAGCTCTGCTCCGCAGTCCCAGCAGCAGGGCGGACAGCagccaccgccaccacccgGTCCCGGCGGTCCTGGCAGCAACGGCTGGGGTAGACTCGCGGACATCAACCCCCCTCCGCAGCCCCCCAACCCTTACGAGCAGCGCGGTGAGCCATTCCGCGGGCCTGCTCCTCCTATGCCGCGCCAGCCTAGCCCCAGGCAggagcaacagcagcagcagcagcaacaacaacaacagcagcagcagcagcagcaacaacagcagcagcagcaacagcagcatgGTGGCCGGCCGCCCTACCCGGAGTCGATCCGTCGGATgcccagcccgccgtcgCATTACTCCGGGCAGCCGCAGCCTCCTCAGCAACCTCAGGGTGCTcccacctcggcgccgcgcaCCATAAACCCCAACTACTCTCAGCAGTCTTCTGCTCAAATGCCGCCGATGAATGCGGGGCCCAACGGCCCTCCCAGCCAGCCGCCGCAGTTCCGCGGCACCAACAGCCCTCGACCTGGCGAAAGGCCCATGCATGACAACCGCATGCCCTCTCCCAAGTCGGCATACCCCCAacatccgccgccgccgccgccgccgccgtacaGTCATCACCCTGACGGCCCCACCCCCGGCCCCATGGAGGCTGGTGccccgccaccgcccccTCCCGGCGCGATTGCCGCAGACCCTGCAGCGCAGCGCAACGAACATGACCGTCCCGCCTCCGTGGGCCCGAAGCGCATGCgcgagtgggaggaggagtcgTCTCACAAGCGTCCGGCCAACGACGAGAACCGGGCTCGACTGGATGACGtccgccctcggcggccgtcgaccccCCCGGGTCCTCGGGACCAGTACCGCCGCAACTCGTCTGAGGCCCGCCGCTTCGAGGACCAGCGCCGTGCCGAAGATCAGCGTCGCGCGGAGGACCAGAGGAGGGCGGACGACATGCGCAGAGGCGAGGACCAGCGCCATGCCAACGACGGGTACCACCcctcggaggcggcgcaCCACCCGCCCAGCCACCCAATGCCCTCCAACCACCTCCCGCCGATGCAATCGGCCGCTGCGCCAATGCAGAGTCTTCTCCACGACGGCGCGCAGAACGGTCCCGGGCCAGCCCCCGGGCCGGCCCCTGGCGTCAAGGAGTACCCTGCCGAGGAACGGCCCCCGATCGAGCATACCCCAGCCCCCCGGCCTCCTCAGTCGAACGAGCCGGAACGCGCGGCACGGAAGATGGATGTTGATGAAGACTACGATGACAGCGGAGAGGATGAAAAGaagggcgccgtcgccacggCCAACGGCTCCGGCCCCGCCGCGGCATCGGGGGAGACcaagacgccgacgagcgcaAGCATCAATGGGTTGATGGGGCCGACCCCCAAGGTTGAGTCGGCTTGA